The Polymorphobacter megasporae genome window below encodes:
- a CDS encoding DUF535 family protein: MRIQPTAFVAEGAKLAGLAARLGTLLANRGRHRAVREAVGRPIFAAIRARQPQLARKYLNPFHLAIGLTSDERAALMIHHYDFIATKVPAATFSAIVDGGKRLWCHDSDAGHHRVDVVFSHPTDNEGELTLKYTLDDAILSICSFSFAPGSLAGSPAETIIAVTRIQGMPADLNRLRAAIRSLGNLSPAIVFIAVLAGIANCYGIPALAGIAGSAQPARDTGDEQAFANVYDAFFESIGGVRATPAFYRIALPRPEKPLSEVKRTKRARTVGQRELRACIRRSACMAFSS; encoded by the coding sequence ATGCGCATCCAGCCGACTGCTTTTGTCGCCGAAGGCGCGAAGCTCGCCGGACTGGCAGCGCGTCTCGGCACCCTGCTGGCAAATCGCGGCCGGCATCGCGCGGTCCGCGAGGCGGTCGGACGGCCAATCTTCGCGGCGATCCGCGCGCGGCAGCCTCAGCTCGCGCGAAAATATCTGAACCCTTTTCATCTGGCGATCGGACTGACGAGCGACGAGCGCGCCGCGCTGATGATCCATCACTATGATTTCATCGCGACGAAAGTCCCGGCTGCCACTTTTTCGGCAATCGTCGACGGGGGGAAGCGACTTTGGTGCCACGACAGCGACGCCGGGCATCACCGCGTCGACGTGGTGTTCTCACATCCGACCGATAACGAGGGCGAGTTGACGCTTAAGTACACGCTCGACGATGCGATCCTTTCGATCTGCTCGTTCAGTTTCGCGCCGGGGTCGCTGGCGGGGTCGCCCGCCGAGACGATAATCGCGGTGACGCGCATCCAAGGCATGCCGGCGGATCTCAACCGTTTGCGGGCGGCAATCCGGTCGCTCGGCAACCTGTCACCGGCGATCGTCTTCATCGCTGTCCTGGCCGGGATTGCCAATTGCTATGGCATCCCTGCGCTCGCCGGGATTGCAGGGAGCGCCCAACCCGCTCGCGATACTGGCGACGAACAAGCCTTTGCAAACGTGTACGACGCTTTTTTCGAGAGTATCGGCGGCGTGCGGGCAACGCCCGCCTTCTACCGGATCGCTCTCCCCAGGCCCGAAAAGCCGTTGAGCGAGGTCAAGCGCACCAAGCGCGCCCGGACCGTGGGGCAACGCGAACTCCGCGCATGCATCAGGCGCTCGGCCTGCATGGCGTTCAGCAGCTAA
- the folE gene encoding GTP cyclohydrolase I FolE codes for MQHDDDTDLSPELASVAPIPQERVEAAIRDLIRWAGDDPDREGLLDTPGRVARAYREYFRGYLEDPGVHLARTFGEVGGYDDIVLLRDIPFQSHCEHHMAPIIGKAHIAYLPRNRVVGISKLARVLHGYARRLQVQERLTAEVADCIQKQLDPIGVAVVIEATHSCMSARGVMTTGVTMTTSRMMGVFRDDDRSRKEVLALMGKG; via the coding sequence ATGCAGCACGACGACGATACCGACCTTTCGCCCGAACTCGCCAGCGTTGCGCCGATCCCGCAGGAACGCGTCGAGGCGGCGATCCGCGACTTGATCCGCTGGGCAGGGGATGACCCCGATCGCGAAGGGCTGCTCGACACGCCGGGCCGGGTGGCGCGCGCGTATCGCGAATATTTCCGCGGCTATCTCGAGGATCCCGGTGTCCACCTTGCCCGCACCTTCGGCGAGGTCGGCGGGTATGACGACATCGTCCTCCTCCGCGATATCCCGTTCCAGTCGCACTGCGAACACCACATGGCCCCGATCATCGGCAAAGCGCACATCGCCTATCTGCCGCGCAACCGCGTCGTCGGCATCTCGAAGCTGGCGCGCGTCCTCCACGGCTATGCGCGGCGGCTCCAGGTCCAGGAGCGTCTCACTGCCGAGGTCGCTGACTGCATTCAGAAGCAACTCGATCCGATCGGCGTCGCCGTCGTCATCGAGGCGACACACAGCTGCATGAGCGCGCGCGGTGTGATGACGACGGGGGTGACGATGACCACCAGCCGGATGATGGGCGTCTTCCGCGACGACGACCGGTCGCGGAAAGAAGTTCTCGCGCTAATGGGCAAGGGATAG
- a CDS encoding family 1 glycosylhydrolase encodes MTMFMFATGIENSYPMVGGKRVDEMAKCRHYDHWQADFDAVEDLGIGYLRYGPPIHTTWLGDGKYDWSFTDTVFGDLLRRDITPIVDLCHFGVPDWLGNFQNPDFPVLFARYAGDFAARFPWVQLYTPVNEMFICALFSAKYGWWNEALSSDLGFVTALKHIVRGNVLAMQAILDARPDAIFIQSESSEYYHADNPAAIGPAEVLNSLRFLSLDLNFGRRTGSEMYQYLLDNGMSRDEYDWFMNVRLKQHCIMGNDYYLTNEHRVAADGSSRASGEVFGYDGITWQYFQRYRLPTMHTETNLADYGDGQASVDWLWKQWASVLKVRNDGIPMVGFTWYSLTDQVDWDTALREDNGRVNPLGLYDLDRKIRPVGAAYKQLIKDWALVLPTQSVCMVVPLVKPSEYNDPWAQRRREDAAAVRRAKHANLTQLETNS; translated from the coding sequence ATGACGATGTTCATGTTTGCCACCGGCATCGAGAATTCCTACCCGATGGTCGGTGGCAAGCGGGTCGACGAGATGGCGAAGTGCCGTCACTACGATCACTGGCAGGCCGATTTCGACGCGGTCGAGGACCTCGGTATCGGTTATCTGCGCTACGGGCCGCCGATCCACACGACATGGCTCGGCGACGGCAAGTACGACTGGAGCTTCACCGACACGGTGTTCGGCGACCTGCTGCGGCGCGACATCACGCCGATCGTCGACCTTTGCCATTTCGGCGTGCCCGACTGGCTCGGCAACTTCCAGAACCCCGATTTCCCGGTACTGTTCGCGCGATACGCTGGCGACTTTGCCGCGCGCTTCCCGTGGGTCCAGCTCTACACGCCGGTCAACGAGATGTTCATCTGCGCGCTGTTCTCGGCGAAATACGGCTGGTGGAACGAGGCGCTGTCGAGCGACCTCGGTTTCGTCACCGCGCTGAAGCACATCGTTCGCGGCAACGTGCTGGCGATGCAGGCGATCCTCGACGCACGCCCCGACGCGATCTTCATCCAGTCGGAGAGCTCGGAATATTACCACGCCGACAACCCCGCCGCGATCGGCCCCGCCGAGGTGCTCAACTCGCTGCGCTTCCTCAGCCTCGACCTCAACTTCGGGCGGCGGACGGGATCGGAAATGTACCAGTATCTCCTCGATAACGGGATGAGCCGCGACGAGTACGACTGGTTCATGAACGTCCGGCTCAAGCAGCACTGCATCATGGGCAACGACTATTACTTGACGAACGAGCATCGCGTCGCCGCCGACGGCAGCAGCCGAGCGTCGGGCGAGGTGTTCGGCTACGATGGGATCACGTGGCAGTATTTCCAGCGCTACCGCCTGCCGACGATGCACACCGAGACCAACCTCGCCGACTACGGCGACGGGCAAGCGTCGGTCGACTGGCTGTGGAAGCAGTGGGCGAGCGTCCTCAAGGTGCGCAACGACGGTATCCCGATGGTCGGCTTCACCTGGTATTCGCTGACCGACCAGGTCGACTGGGACACCGCGCTCCGCGAGGACAATGGCAGGGTCAACCCGCTCGGGCTCTATGACCTCGACCGCAAGATTCGCCCCGTCGGCGCGGCGTACAAGCAACTGATCAAGGACTGGGCGCTCGTCCTGCCGACGCAGAGCGTGTGCATGGTCGTGCCGCTGGTCAAGCCGAGCGAGTATAACGATCCGTGGGCGCAACGCCGCCGCGAGGACGCCGCCGCGGTGCGCCGCGCCAAGCACGCCAACCTGACGCAGCTCGAAACGAACAGCTAG
- a CDS encoding flavin-containing monooxygenase, which produces MTEHFDVLIVGAGLSGIGAAYHLQTLCPGKTYAILEGRGAIGGTWDLFRYPGIRSDSDMYTLGYSFRPWREAKAIADGPSILNYVRDTAADHGIDRRIRFGHHVDSAAWSSANALWTVTATRDGVPVELTCNFLFMCSGYYDYAQGYAPEFAGSADFAGQIVHPQHWPADLDYAGKRVVVIGSGATAVTLVPAMARKAAHVTMLQRSPSYVVARPAVDGIADRLRRNLPAKLAYALVRWKNVLLGMMFFNQSRKNPGKVKGLILDGVRAQLGSDYDVAKHFTPAYNPWDQRLCLVPDADLFDAIKGGSASVVTDHIDHFTRDGIVLKSGAELPADVIVTATGLNLSLLGKMAVSVDSAPVDFAKSFNYKGMMYSDVPNLASAFGYTNASWTLKADLTSEYVCRLLKHMDRTGTRIATPRRDAGASGETPFLDFSSGYVTRSMDKFPKQGTAVPWKVHQNYVRDLLALRYGKVADGTMEFTAPAKLREAA; this is translated from the coding sequence ATGACCGAGCATTTCGACGTTCTGATCGTGGGTGCGGGCCTGTCGGGCATCGGTGCGGCGTACCATCTGCAGACGCTGTGTCCGGGCAAGACCTATGCGATCCTCGAGGGACGCGGCGCGATCGGCGGGACGTGGGACCTGTTCCGCTACCCCGGCATTCGCTCCGATTCGGACATGTACACGCTCGGCTATTCCTTCCGCCCGTGGCGCGAAGCGAAGGCGATCGCCGACGGGCCGTCGATCCTGAACTACGTCCGCGACACCGCCGCCGACCACGGCATCGACCGCCGCATCCGCTTCGGCCACCACGTCGACAGCGCCGCATGGTCGAGCGCCAACGCTTTGTGGACCGTAACCGCGACCCGCGATGGCGTGCCCGTCGAATTGACCTGCAACTTCCTCTTCATGTGCAGCGGCTATTACGATTACGCGCAGGGCTACGCCCCCGAGTTCGCCGGCAGCGCCGACTTCGCCGGGCAGATCGTCCACCCGCAGCACTGGCCCGCCGACCTCGATTATGCCGGCAAGCGCGTCGTCGTCATCGGCAGCGGCGCGACGGCGGTAACCCTCGTGCCCGCGATGGCGCGGAAGGCGGCGCATGTGACGATGCTCCAGCGTTCGCCGTCGTACGTCGTCGCGCGCCCGGCGGTCGACGGCATTGCCGACCGGCTGCGGCGCAACCTCCCCGCCAAGCTCGCTTATGCGCTCGTCCGCTGGAAGAATGTCCTGCTCGGCATGATGTTCTTCAACCAGTCGCGGAAAAATCCGGGGAAGGTGAAGGGGCTGATCCTCGACGGCGTTCGCGCCCAGCTCGGCTCCGACTACGACGTCGCAAAGCACTTCACCCCGGCGTACAATCCGTGGGACCAGCGGCTGTGCCTCGTCCCCGACGCCGACCTGTTCGACGCGATCAAGGGCGGCAGCGCATCGGTCGTCACCGATCACATCGACCATTTCACCCGCGACGGCATCGTCCTCAAGTCGGGGGCCGAGTTGCCCGCCGATGTCATCGTCACCGCAACGGGGCTCAATCTGTCGCTGCTCGGCAAGATGGCAGTGTCAGTCGACAGTGCGCCGGTCGATTTCGCGAAATCGTTCAATTACAAGGGGATGATGTATTCCGACGTCCCCAATCTCGCGAGCGCATTCGGCTACACCAACGCCTCGTGGACGCTCAAGGCCGACCTGACGAGCGAGTACGTCTGCCGTCTGCTCAAGCACATGGACCGCACCGGCACGCGCATCGCCACGCCCCGCCGCGACGCGGGGGCGAGCGGCGAGACGCCGTTCCTCGACTTCTCGTCGGGCTATGTCACGCGGTCGATGGACAAGTTCCCCAAGCAGGGGACTGCAGTGCCGTGGAAAGTCCACCAGAACTACGTCCGCGACCTGCTCGCGCTGCGCTACGGCAAGGTTGCCGACGGGACGATGGAGTTCACCGCCCCAGCGAAGCTACGCGAGGCCGCCTAG
- a CDS encoding aldose 1-epimerase, which produces MTDLLTLTSGDTLLTLAPEAGGGIAAFHWRGRPVLRDALPGAVDKRDPLSLSAFPLVPYSNRIDRGRFDWDGRRVQLPLNFPPSPHSIHGLGWHKPWAPSGVTQSTARLTYVHVADEWPWDFVATQDFVIQPNGIDWVIAVTNHGATPMPAGLGLHPYFPNPPGTRLITRTEGWWETDAFVMPTAFVADPSTELTDRLHPADHDTDNVFAGFGGDATIEWPDGVSLDIVAGPAARWMVVFAPVGDTITAIEAVTHPTDALNIPGHPGIATLAPGETFALGTSYRLRG; this is translated from the coding sequence ATGACCGATCTCTTGACCCTCACCAGCGGCGACACGCTGCTGACGCTCGCGCCCGAGGCGGGGGGCGGCATCGCCGCGTTCCACTGGCGCGGGCGGCCGGTGCTGCGCGATGCGTTGCCGGGGGCGGTCGACAAGCGCGATCCGCTCAGCCTGAGCGCCTTTCCGCTGGTGCCGTACAGCAATCGCATCGACCGTGGCCGCTTCGACTGGGACGGGCGGCGCGTCCAGCTCCCTCTCAACTTTCCGCCGTCGCCGCACAGTATCCACGGCCTCGGCTGGCATAAACCGTGGGCGCCGAGCGGGGTGACCCAGTCGACTGCGCGATTGACCTATGTCCACGTCGCCGACGAATGGCCGTGGGATTTCGTCGCGACGCAGGATTTCGTCATCCAGCCGAACGGCATCGACTGGGTAATTGCAGTGACCAACCACGGTGCGACGCCGATGCCCGCCGGGCTCGGCCTCCACCCTTATTTCCCCAATCCGCCGGGAACGCGGCTGATCACGCGGACCGAGGGCTGGTGGGAGACCGACGCGTTCGTCATGCCAACCGCCTTCGTCGCCGACCCGTCGACCGAGCTGACCGACCGGCTCCATCCCGCCGACCACGATACCGACAATGTCTTTGCGGGTTTTGGCGGCGACGCCACGATCGAATGGCCCGACGGCGTCTCGCTCGACATCGTCGCAGGGCCGGCGGCGCGGTGGATGGTCGTCTTCGCCCCGGTCGGCGACACGATTACGGCGATCGAGGCGGTGACCCACCCGACCGATGCGCTCAACATCCCGGGGCATCCGGGGATCGCAACGCTTGCTCCGGGCGAGACTTTTGCACTCGGCACGAGCTACCGCCTGCGCGGATAG
- a CDS encoding ATP-dependent DNA ligase: MPLPLTTAPMEAKLVAALPDGDGWQYEPKWDGFRCVAFRDGGDVALMSKSGKPLQRFFPEIEALVARLAADRFVLDGEVIVTIDGALAFDALQARLHPAASRIAKLSRETPAQFIVFDCLAAGGQDLTAEPLSSRREALETLMAGEDDPMLQLSPMTRDATAASAWLATSGGALDGIVAKRRDDPYGSGERAMLKLKPSRTADCVVGGFRYASGSKQVGSLLLGLYDAAGQLDHVGFTSGIKDVDRVALTERLEVLVEAPGFTGKAPGGPSRWNTERSAEWQPLRPELVVEVTYDQVTSGRFRHGTGFVRWRPDKAPHQCDIAQLAPPLRPAEVAAIVARA, encoded by the coding sequence TTGCCGCTGCCCCTCACCACCGCGCCGATGGAGGCGAAGCTCGTCGCGGCGCTGCCCGACGGCGACGGCTGGCAGTACGAACCGAAGTGGGACGGCTTCCGCTGCGTCGCCTTTCGCGATGGCGGCGATGTCGCGCTGATGTCGAAGTCGGGCAAGCCGCTCCAGCGCTTCTTCCCCGAGATCGAAGCGCTGGTCGCGCGTCTCGCCGCCGATCGCTTCGTCCTTGACGGTGAAGTGATCGTCACGATCGACGGCGCGTTGGCGTTCGATGCGCTGCAGGCACGGCTCCATCCCGCCGCGAGCCGGATCGCCAAGCTGTCGCGCGAAACCCCGGCGCAGTTCATCGTCTTCGACTGCCTCGCTGCGGGCGGTCAGGACCTCACGGCCGAGCCGCTGAGCAGCCGCCGCGAGGCGCTCGAAACGCTGATGGCGGGCGAGGACGATCCGATGCTGCAACTGTCCCCGATGACCCGCGACGCCACCGCCGCGTCGGCGTGGCTCGCGACGAGCGGCGGCGCACTCGACGGCATCGTCGCCAAGCGCCGCGACGATCCCTATGGCAGCGGCGAGCGCGCGATGCTCAAGCTCAAGCCCAGTCGCACCGCCGACTGCGTAGTGGGCGGCTTCCGCTACGCGAGTGGCAGCAAACAGGTCGGGTCGCTCCTCCTCGGGCTGTACGACGCCGCCGGCCAACTCGATCACGTCGGCTTTACCTCAGGGATCAAGGACGTCGACCGCGTGGCGCTGACCGAACGGCTCGAAGTCCTCGTCGAGGCCCCGGGTTTCACCGGCAAGGCCCCCGGCGGTCCGAGCCGATGGAACACCGAACGCTCGGCCGAATGGCAGCCGCTGCGCCCCGAACTCGTCGTCGAGGTGACGTACGACCAGGTCACCTCGGGCCGCTTCCGCCACGGTACCGGCTTCGTCCGCTGGCGCCCCGACAAGGCCCCGCACCAGTGCGACATTGCGCAACTCGCGCCGCCATTGCGTCCGGCCGAAGTCGCCGCCATCGTCGCCCGCGCATGA
- a CDS encoding cupin domain-containing protein: MIAALGLAPHPEGGWYRETWRADTEPGERAAGTSIVFLLEAGRSSHWHRVDASEIWLFHAGTPLTLRTFDRTETVIRLGPDPTAGDAPHHVVAAGLWQAATAGDGWALVGCVVVPGFDFAGFEMAPPGWEPR; encoded by the coding sequence ATGATCGCCGCGCTCGGACTTGCGCCGCACCCCGAGGGCGGGTGGTACCGCGAGACGTGGCGCGCCGACACCGAGCCGGGCGAGCGCGCGGCAGGGACGTCGATCGTCTTCCTCCTCGAAGCCGGGCGATCGAGCCACTGGCACCGCGTCGATGCGAGCGAGATCTGGCTGTTCCACGCCGGGACGCCGCTCACGCTGCGGACCTTCGACCGGACCGAAACAGTGATCCGCCTCGGCCCCGACCCGACGGCAGGCGACGCCCCGCATCACGTCGTCGCGGCGGGACTATGGCAGGCAGCGACGGCGGGCGACGGCTGGGCGCTTGTCGGCTGCGTCGTCGTCCCCGGCTTCGATTTTGCCGGATTCGAGATGGCCCCGCCCGGGTGGGAGCCGCGTTAG
- a CDS encoding SMP-30/gluconolactonase/LRE family protein yields the protein METALDGPGWRCVWPAHCDLGEGPIWDAARGLLWFVDIERSTIHRFDPATGERRDWTAPCRVGSIGLRASGGFVAGTKLGFAFLDPDTGAFEVIDHPEPDFPTNRFNDGKIDPYGNFWAGTMDDLKRDRSGVLYRLGADRRWTSIDTGYRISNGPAFSPDGKILYHTDTLDRTTYAFDLAADGEVSNRRVFKVWRDVSGNPDGMTTDAEGHLWVAFWGGWCVRRVSPEGEIVAEHKLPVSNITCMAFGGARFDRLFVTSAAQELDADAAAAQPLAGGLFEILGHGVTGMPGGIYRG from the coding sequence ATGGAAACAGCACTCGACGGTCCCGGCTGGCGCTGCGTGTGGCCGGCGCACTGCGACCTCGGCGAGGGGCCGATCTGGGACGCGGCGCGCGGATTGCTGTGGTTCGTCGACATCGAGCGATCGACGATCCACCGCTTCGACCCGGCAACCGGCGAGCGCCGCGACTGGACCGCTCCGTGCCGGGTCGGGTCGATCGGCCTGCGCGCAAGCGGCGGTTTCGTCGCCGGGACCAAGCTCGGCTTCGCTTTCCTCGACCCCGACACCGGCGCATTCGAGGTGATCGACCATCCCGAACCCGATTTTCCGACGAACCGCTTCAACGACGGCAAGATCGACCCGTACGGCAATTTCTGGGCGGGAACGATGGACGACCTCAAGCGCGACCGGTCGGGCGTGCTCTACCGCCTTGGCGCCGACCGTCGCTGGACGAGCATCGACACTGGCTACCGCATCTCGAACGGCCCGGCGTTCAGCCCCGACGGCAAAATCCTGTATCACACCGACACGCTCGACCGGACGACCTATGCCTTCGACCTCGCCGCCGACGGCGAGGTGTCGAACCGGCGGGTGTTCAAGGTCTGGCGCGACGTGTCGGGCAACCCCGACGGAATGACGACCGACGCCGAAGGGCATCTGTGGGTGGCATTCTGGGGCGGGTGGTGCGTCCGCCGCGTGTCCCCAGAGGGCGAGATCGTCGCCGAGCATAAATTGCCCGTGTCGAACATCACCTGCATGGCGTTCGGCGGCGCGCGCTTCGACCGGCTGTTCGTCACCAGCGCGGCGCAGGAGCTCGACGCCGATGCCGCCGCCGCGCAGCCGCTCGCCGGGGGGCTGTTCGAAATACTCGGCCACGGCGTCACCGGGATGCCGGGCGGGATCTACCGTGGCTGA
- a CDS encoding IlvD/Edd family dehydratase, giving the protein MTDPKPLRSAATYGKRDRDGFIHRSWMKAQGFPDHVFDGKPIIGICQTFSEFNPCHSHLRDIAEGVKRGVWEAGGVPLEFPAMSLGETQIRPTAMLFRNLMSMDVEESIRGYAMDGVVLLGGCDKNSPAMLMGAASVGLPAMLVSSGPMLNGKFRGTDIGSGTDVWRFSEEVRAGTMSNADFMAAEAGMSRSPGTCMTMGTASTLACIFEAMGLSLPFNGTIPGVDARRKAMAHRTGNRIVELVRSGATMADVLTREAFENGVKMCAAIGGSTNAVLHLLALAGRAGVKFDLADWQHLGASVPLLVDLMPSGRFLMEDFHYAGGVPAVVAELGEALHLDHVGVSGLSLRDIAGTARNDNPEVIRPLDKPLMAEGGLVILKGNLAPRGAVIKPGAASPELLQHRGRAVVFHSIEDFHARVDDPDLDIDASCVMVLQGCGPRGYPGMPEVGNMPLPRKLLEAGVRDMVRVSDARMSGTAFGTVVLHCAPEAHIGGPLALVRDGDMIALDTANASLTLEISDEEMEARAAAWVPTPPAYDRGWYKLYIDHVTQADQGADLDFLRGSSGSVVTRESH; this is encoded by the coding sequence ATGACCGATCCCAAGCCCCTCCGCTCCGCCGCAACCTACGGCAAGCGCGACCGCGACGGCTTCATCCACCGGAGTTGGATGAAGGCGCAGGGCTTCCCCGACCATGTCTTCGACGGCAAGCCGATCATCGGCATCTGCCAGACCTTCAGCGAGTTCAACCCATGCCACAGCCACCTCCGCGACATCGCCGAGGGGGTCAAGCGCGGGGTCTGGGAGGCGGGCGGCGTCCCGCTCGAATTCCCCGCGATGTCGCTCGGCGAGACGCAGATTCGCCCGACCGCGATGCTGTTCCGCAACCTGATGAGCATGGACGTCGAGGAATCGATCCGCGGTTATGCGATGGACGGCGTCGTCCTGCTCGGCGGGTGTGACAAGAATTCGCCCGCGATGCTGATGGGCGCGGCGTCCGTCGGACTGCCGGCGATGCTCGTCAGCTCGGGGCCGATGCTCAACGGCAAGTTCCGCGGCACCGACATCGGCAGCGGCACCGACGTCTGGCGCTTCAGCGAGGAGGTCCGCGCGGGGACGATGTCGAACGCCGACTTCATGGCCGCCGAGGCCGGCATGTCGCGCTCACCCGGCACGTGCATGACGATGGGCACCGCGTCGACGCTCGCGTGCATCTTCGAGGCGATGGGGCTGTCGCTGCCGTTCAACGGGACGATCCCCGGGGTCGACGCGCGACGCAAGGCGATGGCGCACCGTACCGGCAACCGCATCGTCGAGCTCGTCCGCTCGGGCGCGACGATGGCCGATGTGCTGACGCGCGAGGCGTTCGAGAACGGGGTCAAGATGTGCGCGGCGATCGGTGGCTCGACCAACGCGGTCCTCCATTTGCTCGCGCTCGCCGGGCGCGCCGGGGTCAAGTTCGACCTCGCCGACTGGCAGCACCTCGGCGCATCGGTGCCGCTGCTCGTCGACCTGATGCCGTCGGGGCGCTTCCTGATGGAGGATTTCCATTATGCCGGCGGCGTGCCCGCAGTGGTCGCCGAACTCGGCGAGGCGCTCCATCTCGATCATGTCGGCGTGTCGGGGCTGAGCCTGCGAGATATCGCGGGGACGGCGCGCAACGATAATCCCGAGGTCATCCGCCCGCTCGACAAGCCGCTGATGGCCGAAGGCGGGCTGGTCATCCTCAAGGGCAACCTCGCCCCGCGCGGTGCGGTGATCAAGCCCGGCGCGGCGTCGCCCGAGCTTCTCCAGCATCGCGGTCGCGCGGTCGTGTTCCATTCGATCGAGGATTTCCACGCGCGCGTCGACGACCCCGATCTCGATATCGACGCGTCGTGCGTGATGGTCCTCCAGGGCTGCGGCCCGCGCGGCTATCCGGGGATGCCCGAGGTCGGCAACATGCCGCTGCCACGCAAGCTGCTCGAGGCCGGGGTCCGCGACATGGTCCGCGTGTCCGACGCGCGGATGAGCGGCACCGCGTTCGGCACCGTCGTCCTCCATTGCGCCCCCGAGGCGCATATCGGCGGGCCGCTCGCGTTGGTCCGCGACGGCGACATGATCGCGCTCGATACGGCGAATGCGTCGCTGACGCTCGAAATCAGCGACGAGGAGATGGAGGCCCGCGCGGCCGCATGGGTGCCGACGCCCCCCGCCTACGACCGCGGCTGGTACAAGTTATACATCGACCACGTCACCCAGGCCGACCAGGGCGCCGACCTCGACTTCCTGCGCGGATCGAGCGGAAGCGTCGTGACCCGCGAGTCGCACTGA
- a CDS encoding 2-dehydro-3-deoxygalactonokinase, which translates to MAGTDLSNGFVAVDWGTTNRRAWMIDAAGAASAPVTDAEGILSVTDFPVAVAALRDRAGGRPLLMAGMIGSNRGWHEVPYVAAPAGLAEIAAAVTWVEPGVGIVPGVSFIDGDLRADIMRGEEVALLGACAAASVECDGLVCHPGTHTKWVEMEEGRIARFRTVMTGDVFAALAHKSILSDLLACPAPVDEAFLAGVDHALANADLTAELFAVRARVILGKAEAVNAASYVSGLLIGNDVKIGLGRLRADVVPVLGSPDLTGRFAVALARAGRETIERDGDTAFVAGMNAIAGALA; encoded by the coding sequence ATGGCGGGGACCGACTTATCGAACGGCTTCGTTGCGGTCGACTGGGGCACGACCAACCGCCGGGCGTGGATGATTGACGCCGCCGGGGCCGCGAGCGCGCCGGTGACCGACGCCGAGGGCATCCTCAGCGTGACTGACTTCCCCGTAGCCGTCGCCGCACTCCGCGACCGCGCCGGGGGCCGCCCGTTGCTGATGGCGGGGATGATCGGGTCGAACCGCGGCTGGCATGAGGTGCCGTACGTCGCTGCCCCCGCCGGGCTCGCTGAAATCGCTGCGGCGGTGACATGGGTCGAACCGGGAGTCGGCATCGTGCCGGGCGTTTCGTTCATTGACGGCGACCTCCGCGCCGACATCATGCGCGGCGAGGAAGTCGCGCTGCTCGGCGCGTGCGCGGCGGCGAGCGTCGAATGCGACGGGCTCGTCTGCCACCCCGGCACGCACACCAAGTGGGTCGAGATGGAGGAGGGCCGGATCGCGCGCTTCCGCACGGTGATGACCGGCGACGTGTTTGCCGCGCTCGCGCACAAGTCGATCCTGTCCGACCTGCTCGCCTGCCCCGCCCCGGTCGACGAGGCCTTCCTCGCCGGGGTCGATCACGCGCTGGCGAATGCAGACCTGACCGCCGAACTGTTCGCGGTTCGCGCGCGCGTCATTCTCGGCAAGGCGGAGGCGGTCAACGCCGCGTCGTACGTCTCGGGATTGCTGATCGGCAACGACGTCAAGATCGGCCTCGGGCGGCTGCGCGCCGACGTCGTTCCCGTACTCGGCAGCCCCGATCTGACCGGCCGCTTCGCCGTGGCGCTGGCCCGCGCCGGCCGCGAGACGATCGAGCGCGACGGCGACACTGCCTTTGTCGCTGGAATGAACGCGATCGCGGGAGCCTTGGCATGA
- a CDS encoding 2-dehydro-3-deoxy-6-phosphogalactonate aldolase: MNHLDTFRAHFAECPLIAIIRGVTPGEVVAIGDALVAAGIRIIEIPLNSPDPFTSIERLAKHLGDAATVGAGTVLSAAHVESVHAAGGTLIVSPNADTAVIAATVAARLVSAPGYFTPSEAFAALAAGAHILKLFPAEAATPTVLKAQKAVLPKDVPVLPVGGITPESMAAWIDAGAAGFGLGGGVFRPGMTPADVRNAASQYVAALSR, translated from the coding sequence ATGAACCATCTCGACACCTTCCGCGCGCATTTCGCCGAATGTCCGCTGATCGCAATCATCCGCGGCGTCACGCCGGGCGAGGTCGTCGCAATCGGCGATGCGCTGGTTGCCGCAGGCATCCGTATCATCGAGATCCCGCTCAATTCGCCCGATCCGTTCACGAGCATCGAGCGGCTCGCGAAGCATCTCGGCGATGCGGCGACGGTCGGCGCGGGAACGGTCCTGTCGGCGGCGCACGTCGAAAGCGTCCACGCCGCCGGGGGGACGCTGATCGTTTCGCCCAACGCCGACACCGCGGTCATCGCCGCGACGGTCGCCGCGCGACTGGTATCGGCCCCCGGCTATTTTACCCCGAGCGAGGCGTTCGCCGCGCTCGCCGCCGGGGCGCACATCCTCAAGCTGTTCCCGGCCGAAGCCGCAACGCCGACGGTCCTCAAGGCGCAGAAGGCCGTGCTGCCGAAGGACGTTCCTGTGCTCCCGGTCGGCGGGATCACTCCCGAAAGCATGGCGGCATGGATTGACGCCGGTGCCGCGGGTTTCGGGCTTGGCGGCGGCGTGTTTCGCCCCGGCATGACCCCCGCCGACGTAAGAAATGCTGCATCGCAGTATGTCGCGGCGCTTTCACGCTAG